In Panacibacter microcysteis, the genomic stretch AATGCAGGCACCGGTGGTATAACGTTCACCACCACTGTGTCGCTTACTGGTTTGGGGCACCCTTGTACGTCTGATACGGTAATGGTATAAGAAGTAGTGGTAAATGGTGTTGCCGAAGGTGTTAGTGTAGTGGCCCTTATAAGCCCTGTTATTGGCGACCATGCATAGTTTGGCGCGGTGGTGGTTGCGTGCAGCGCAGCGGCAGAGCCATAGCAAATAGCCGTATCTGCACCCGCATAAACCTGTGGGTATGGCACTGCCTTTATAGTTATGTTATCTGTAGCATTACATTTTCCAACAGTGGCTGTCAGTGTGTAGGTAGATGAACTGCCAACTGGTGTAATAAAAGGATTTTTCGCGGAAGGATCATCTACATCATTCGCCGGCGACCATGAAAAGTAAAGCGCGTTTGTATTTGGAAACATCTGTACCGGGTCTGTTAAACAAATCGTAGTATCAGGCCCCAGGTTTAGCGTAACAGCCGAGATGACATTTACCTTTACCGAGTCTGTACCAATGCATCCTCTGTTGTTGATGGTTACATTGTATACTGTTGTGGTTTTTGGCCAGACGAGTGGTTCGGGAATATTGATATCACTGATATTATAGCCGGGGCTCCACGTATAAGTGATGCCCGTTGTTGCTGAACTGGCTTTTAGCAAAAGCGTGTCAATGGCGCAAATCAGCGTATCCCTGAAGGCGAGATCTACTACTGGTTTATCTGAAATGGACAGCGTTTTCGTTACAGTATCTATACAACCTTTGCTGTTGGTAACGATCAGCCTGACTTCCGGCGACTGAACTGCCCCGTACCTGTAGCCGGGATGCTGTAGTAAAGATGTATCTGCCAGCGTAGTGGTCTCGCCAAAATCCCAGCGCCAGCTATCAACTCTTCCGTACCTGGATGTTGTTTTATCAGTAAACTGGTAAGGGTTAAGTACGCAACTGCCATCAACAGCAAAATCAGGAATAAAGCCCGGGTAAACCTTTGCAATGGTGGTAGCCGTATCTGTACATTGCTGGCCACGGTTGGTAATGAGCGTAACGGTATAGGTGCCGGAGTCTGTATAAATAAATGTTGGTGTCGGGCTGTTTGATGTATCCGAGGTGGTGCTGTCAACGCCAAAATCCCAGTAATAAGAAGTGATAATAGGAGAGGTGGAGTTGTTCTTAAATGACAGGTCAAAACCATCGCATGTAATGAAAGAAGGCGCAAGGTCGGCCTCGGGAAAATTACAGTTTTCAACACGCATTATAAAGTCTTTGCGATGCTCGCCAATAACCCTCTTGTTGCGCCATTCCTTCACAATAACGGCAACCACATATTTTCCGGGAGTAGCGGGCGAAATGCCACTGATAATACCGGTTGTACTATTAATCGAAACTTTGTCACCCAGCGGTAGTAAACCGCTATACCCTGTACGGTAATCAACAGAATCATACTCTGGCGGAAATGCCGGTAACTGGTCGTTAGATGCAGTAAAAGCAGGGTTGCTCTGGTATGCCGGAACAAACTCATAACTCAACGAATCTCCATCTTCATCCCTTGCACTAAAATCAAGCGTAAAATTGCTTTGGTAGCAAACCAGGGCAGTATCTTTCAGGTTGAATGTAGCGCTGGAATTGGTGCCGGATGGCAAGACATCTTTACCAGGCATTATACAATCGTAAGTAACGCCCGGTGACCCGTTGATACTGCTGGCGCTGTTAAGAACATTGGCAGCATCTGCACGGCAGCAGTTCTGGTAGGCAAGTACATATCCGGCATCATTATCAGTAAGTGTTACTTCAGCTGCATATGTCTTTACTTCATAGCATATGGCTGGTCTTGTTGATATACATGCAGGGTATCCTCGCAACGTAAGACTTTGCGAGGTTTCAAGGGGTAAATCCAGTTGTTTTATTGTACTGAAGGGGGCTGCATTGGTAAAAATGGATACAATGGCAGTCGAAGGAAGGCAGGCAACATTGTTCACATTACACGGTACATTACAATCCCTGAATAACCTGAGGGACACCATATACCTGCTTGTGCCCGCCGTTGTACCCGGGCCCAGGTAGGTATAAAACACTTCTCCTCCCACAATATGAGACGCAAAAAGGCTTACAGAAGCCTGAATGAATAATATAAGCAGTGCAATTTTTTTCATGTCATGTTACGGCTTTAGAAGTCTTTTTTATGGTCCGGGCTTTGGCAGTGCTATGATGCTCCTGTTGCGTCGCACTCTTGTACGGTAACGCCATATTCAACTGCTTTGAACGTAACGTACAAAACTGTCAACAGCTTCGTTTACTTCCAAAGGTTTTTCCCACATACCCATATGGCCTGTTTCGTTTAGTATATGTATAAACGAAATTCCGGGTAAATGTGTTTGCTTCAACATATCGTTCATTGGTGCTGCCACATCTTCCGTACCTATAATAAACAGCACAGGAACCTTGCTACATTCCAGAACATCCGTACGGTCAGGCCGCTGCATCATTGCCTGGTAATACTGTTGCAGAGCTGCCGTTAAAAAATCTTTTCCTTTTTCTATTAATGCGGCCACACCGGAAGCATTATTTCTTTTATAAGCTTCAGAAAAAAGATTTGGGGTGGTGGTTTTAAGAAAAGCATATCCGCCGTACTCCTGCATCATTGTAATGCCTTTTAAACGGTTTTGTTTTTTCTCATCACTGTCAGCAAAAGCGGTTGAATGTATTAAACCAAATCCCTCCAGCATGTCAGGATATTTTGCAGCAAACGCAAGCGTGATGTATCCACCCATA encodes the following:
- a CDS encoding PKD domain-containing protein, with translation MKKIALLILFIQASVSLFASHIVGGEVFYTYLGPGTTAGTSRYMVSLRLFRDCNVPCNVNNVACLPSTAIVSIFTNAAPFSTIKQLDLPLETSQSLTLRGYPACISTRPAICYEVKTYAAEVTLTDNDAGYVLAYQNCCRADAANVLNSASSINGSPGVTYDCIMPGKDVLPSGTNSSATFNLKDTALVCYQSNFTLDFSARDEDGDSLSYEFVPAYQSNPAFTASNDQLPAFPPEYDSVDYRTGYSGLLPLGDKVSINSTTGIISGISPATPGKYVVAVIVKEWRNKRVIGEHRKDFIMRVENCNFPEADLAPSFITCDGFDLSFKNNSTSPIITSYYWDFGVDSTTSDTSNSPTPTFIYTDSGTYTVTLITNRGQQCTDTATTIAKVYPGFIPDFAVDGSCVLNPYQFTDKTTSRYGRVDSWRWDFGETTTLADTSLLQHPGYRYGAVQSPEVRLIVTNSKGCIDTVTKTLSISDKPVVDLAFRDTLICAIDTLLLKASSATTGITYTWSPGYNISDINIPEPLVWPKTTTVYNVTINNRGCIGTDSVKVNVISAVTLNLGPDTTICLTDPVQMFPNTNALYFSWSPANDVDDPSAKNPFITPVGSSSTYTLTATVGKCNATDNITIKAVPYPQVYAGADTAICYGSAAALHATTTAPNYAWSPITGLIRATTLTPSATPFTTTSYTITVSDVQGCPKPVSDTVVVNVIPPVPAFAGRDTVIVVNQPLQLNATGGAVYTWSPPTGMSDPNIPNPVVTLATPFDSIVYRVRVSTPEGCSATDDIKVTVFRSNPDIFVPSAFTPNGDGKNDIIRPRVIGIRQYNYFRVYNREGKMMYSTSTQEQGWDGSYGGQLQPPGAYVYMAQAIDYTGKLINKKGTVVLIR
- a CDS encoding alpha/beta fold hydrolase produces the protein MHKKFQHINASVSYTLTGIKEPVIVLVHGFGEDATVWNEQVGFLKENHRLLIPDLPGSGNSFFKNAEVASSIDDFAEMIAALLIHEKISHCIMLGHSMGGYITLAFAAKYPDMLEGFGLIHSTAFADSDEKKQNRLKGITMMQEYGGYAFLKTTTPNLFSEAYKRNNASGVAALIEKGKDFLTAALQQYYQAMMQRPDRTDVLECSKVPVLFIIGTEDVAAPMNDMLKQTHLPGISFIHILNETGHMGMWEKPLEVNEAVDSFVRYVQSS